atCTCTCTGACTGACATTCTGTATCTCTTCTGTCTCCGAACAGGTTCCCTGACAGGTGGACATGTCTGAAGAGGTGAAGGTGGCCATCTTGCTCATGCTCTACAACAGTCCCAGGGGCGTCCGGCTCGCTGAGCTGCCCTTGGCCTTCTTCATGCGCCACGGCTGCCCTCTGGACCTCTCTTCCTTTGATCACTCGCTGTGCCGTCTGGTGGAGGAGATGGCGGACATGGTGGAGATTCGGCTTGTGGGGGGAGAGCAGACGCTTTTCCCCAGAGACTTGGCAGTCGCGGGGGCCCGCAGCGACACTCGAGGACACCCCGGGACCAAATCTGGGCCTAGTGGTCTTGCAAAGCCTTTCCAGCATACTCCATTCCCCCAGCCCTGGCTGCAGACCCCTGCTGGGGGGCTGCATCCCCACGGCCCACTCCAATTCAGCCTTCCTCAGTGCTCGGGCCTGGTGCAGAATCGGGCCTCGACGAGCAGGCCTCAAGCCTACGGTCAATGGGCAAGCTCCTTCCTGGCCCCTGGCCTCCCCGTGTCCTCCGAGCCTGAGCTCAGGCCAGCTCAGTTCCCCAAGCACGTGCGCCAGTCGGGCGGTTCCCCAGGCTCCCTTCCTACACAGGCCGGGATGCAGGATGCCCAGGCCGAGGACTGGCCTGACGTGGCTGCTCTGGCGAGGGGTCCCCATTGGCATCGGCGGACAGCAGCTCCCCCTGTGGTGCCGGCGGCCATTCGAGACAAGGAGCAACCGGCCTTTGCGCAGGCAGGGGCATCGCAGGAGGAGGCCGGAGCTCACCGTCCGCTCACCTACAGCCAGGCCCTGCAGGCTTCACTCGAGGCGAGGCATCGATCAGCGCCACGGGGCGGACGGGCAGTCAGGCACCCGGACACAGATCGCAGCCCAGCACTCAACACCGAGAGACCCTCAGCCAACACCAACAGGAGGCCCAGGCTCCTCCCGGggccagggggggaggaggggaagccgGTAACCGTGAGCAACCACAGGGAGCCAAGGCAGACAACAGAACAGCCGGCAACCATGATGTCTATCACCTCACGGGCTCAAGGTAAGaccttctgtatctaaccccgtgctatccctgtcctgggagtgtttgatggggacagtgtagagggagctttactctgtatctaaccccgtgctgtccctgtcctgggagtgtttgatggggacagtgtagagggagctttactctgtacctaaccccgtgctgtacctgtcctgggagtgtttgatggggacagtgtggagggagctttactctgtatctaaccccgtgctctccctgtcctgggagtgtttgatggggacagtgtagagggaactttactctgtatctaaccccgtgctgtacctgtcctgggaatgtttgatggggacagtgtagagggagctttatcatagaaatagaaatcatagaatcatagaaaccctacagtgcagaaggaggccattcggcccatcgagtctgcaccgaccacaatcccacccaggccctacccccacataatttacccgctaatccctctaacctacgcatcccaggactctaaggggcaatttttttaacctggccaatcaacttaacccgcacatctttggactgtgggaggaaaccggagcacccggaggaaacccacgcagacacgaggagaatgtgcaaactccacacagacagtgacccaagccgggaatcgaacacgggaccctggagctgtgaagcagcagtgctaaccactgtgctaccgtgccgccctgtatctaaccccgtgctgtacctgtcctgggtgtgtttgatggggacagtgtggagggagctttactctgtatctaaccccgtgctgcacctgtgctgggagtgtttgatgatgtggagatgccggcgttggactggggtaagcactgtaagaagtctcacaacaccaggttaaagtccaacaggtttattctgttggactttaacctggtgttgtgagacttcttactgtgtttgatggggacagtgtagagggagctttactctgtatctaaccccgtgctgtacctgtcctgggagtgtttgatggggacagtgtagagggagctttactctgtatctaaccccgtgctgcacctgtcctgggactgtgtgatggtcatgatgtggagatgccggcgttggactggggtaaacacagtaagaagtttaacaacaccaggttaaagtccaacaggtttatttggtagcaaatttgcagatttccactccatctgacgaaggagcagcgctccgaaagctaatcatagaatcatagaaatcatagaaaccctacagtgcagaaggaggccattcggcccatcgagtctgcaccgaccacaatcccacccaggccctacccccacatattttacccgctaatccctctaacctacgcatcccaggactcgaaggggcaatttagcatggccaatccacctaacccgcacatctttggactgtgggaggaaaccggagcacccggaggaaacccacgcagctacCCACGCAGCTACCAAATAAcccaatttgctaccaaataaacctgttggactttaacctggtgttgttaaaactcttagtgtttgatggggatagtgtagagggagctttactctgtttctaaccccgtgctgtacctgtcctgggagtgtttgatggggacattgtagagggagctttattctgtatctaatcctgtgctgtacctgtcctgggagtgtttgatggggacagtgtggagggagctttactctgtatctaaccacgtgctgtacctgtcctgggagtgtttgatgggggacagtgtagagggagctttactctgtatctaaccccgtgctgtcccggtcctgggagtgtttgatggggacagtgtggagggagctttactctgtatctaaccacgtgctgtacctgtcctgggagtgtttgatggggacagtgtagagggagctttactctgtatctaaccccgtgctttacctgtcctgggagtgtttgatggggacagtgtagagggagctttactctgtatctaaccccgtgctgtacctgtcctcggagtgtttgatggggacagtgtagagggagctttactctgtatctaaccccgtgctgtccctgtcctgggagtgtttgatgggggacagtgttgagggagctttactctgtatccccgtgctgtacctgtcctgggagtgtttgatggggacagtgtagagggagctttaccctgtatctaaccccgtgctgtacctgtcctgggagtgtttgatggggacagtgtggagggagctttactctgtatctaaccccgtgctgtacctgtcctgggagtgtttgatggggacagtgtagagggagctttactctgtatctaaccccgtgctgtacctgtcctgggagtgtttgatgggggacagtgtagagggagctttactctgtatctaaccccgtgctgtacctgtcctgggagtgtttaatgggacagtgtagagggagctttactctgtttctaaccctgtgctgtgcctgtcctgggagtgtttgatggggacagtatagagggagctttactctgtatctaaccccgtgctgtgcctgtcctgggagtgtttgatggggacagtgtagagggagctttactctgtatctaaccccgtgctgtccctgtcctgggagtgtttgatggggacagtgtagagggagctttactctgtatctaaccccgtgctgtagctgtcctgggagtgtttgatggggacagtgtagagggagctttactctgtatctaaccccgtgctgtacctgtcctggagtgtttgatgttggactttaacctgatgttgttagactccttacagtgtttgatgggggcagtgtagagggagctttactagccccagtccaacgccagcatctccacatcatctaaccccgtgctgtgcctgtcagaAGCGATGGATGGTGGGGAACTTGCGGAGTGGCTCCTCGATGTCCTGGGAACAAAGTGTTACCGAGACGGTCTCCGTGTCCAGAAACTGGCCAGGATGAGCCTCGTGCAGAGACGTCAGGAGCTGACAGAGATGCTGATGGCCACGGGTTACCCCACACTCCCTGCCTTCCTCGCTGACCTGCCACAGGTCGAGGTGGTGACATCACGAGGTCCTCCCAACGACTTCCTCATTCGCCTTCGACCCTCCGCCAAGGGGGCATCCCGGCAAAACCCAACAGGTAAATGCCAACTTTCAAATCACAAATTATTCAGccaggtcactgagggagtgccgcactgtcagagggtcagtactgagggagtgccgcactgtcagagggtcagtgctgagggagcgctgcactgttagagggtcagtactgagggagtgctgcactgtcagagggtcagtactgagggagtgctgcactgtcagagggtcagtactgagggagtgccgcactgtcagagggtcagtactgagggagtgctgcactgtcagagggtcagtactgagggagtgccgcactgtcagagggtcagtactgagggagtgctgcactgtcagagggtcagtactgagggagtgccgcactgtcagagggtcagtactgagggagtgccgcactgtcagagggtcagtactgagggagagctgcactgtcagagggtcagtactgagggagtgctgcactgtcagagggtcagtactgagagagtgctgcactgtcagagggtcagtactgagggagcgctgcactgtcagagggtcagtactgagggagtgctgcactgtcagagggtgagtactgagggagtgccgcactgttagagggtcagtactgagggagtgccgcactgtcagagggtcagtgctgagggagtgctgcactgtcagagggtcagtactgagggagtgccgcactgtcagagggtcagtactgagggagtgccgcactgtcagagggtcagtactgagggagtgccgcactgtcagagggtcagtactgagggagtgccgcactgtcagagggtcagtactgagggagtgccgcactgtcagagggtcagtactgagggagtgccgcactgtcagagggtcagtactgagggagtgccgcactgtcagagggtccgtactgagggagtgccgcactgtcagagggtcagtactgagggagtgccgcactgtcagagggtcagtactgagggagtgccgcactgtcagagggtcagtactgagggagtgccgcactgtcagagggtcagtactgagggagtgccgcactgtcagagggtcagtactgagggagtgctgcactgtcgggggtagatgtatatactctaggatttgagctccataatctctctgtctttctccttctctctttcttcgagagggcaacatggtggcacagtggttagcgctgctgcctcacagcgccagggagcagggttcgattcccgggggcacggtgacacagtgggttagcactgctgcctcacagtgccagggacccgggtttgattcccggcttgagtcactgtctgtgaggagtctgcacattctccccgtgtctgcgtgggtttcctccggatgctccggtttcctcccacagtccgaaagatgtgctgattagggtgcattggccgtgctaaattctccctcagtgtacccgaacaggcgccagagtgtggcgacatggggattttcacagtaacttcattgcggtgttaatgtaagtctatttgtgtcacaaataaataaacttttcccaGGAGATATTGGCAAGGGGATTGTGGGATACGGATCCACAATTTGGATATTGAGTTAGATCTTAGGAATTgtataacaggctcgaggggctgaatggcctcctcctgttcctgtgtaacagactcgaggggctgaatggcctcctcctgttcctgtgtaacaggctcgaggagctgaatggcctcctcctgttcctgtgtaacaggctcgaggggctgaatggcctcctcctgttcctgtgtaacaggctcgaggggctgaatggggcctcctcctgttcctgtgtaacaggctcgaggggctgaatggcctcctactgttcctgtgtaacaggctcgaggggctgaatggcctcctcctgttcctgtgtaacagactcgaggggctgaatggcctcctcctgttcctgtgtaacagactcgaggggctgaatggggcctatgGAGATTTATATggaagggggggggtctgtgatggggtgggtggtgcagggggagggCCGGTGGTGGGAATGAGGAACTATTTCTCCCGTTGAATTCCCAACTTCCCCttcctgaccctctctctcttcttGTCTTTGCCCTGTTCAGGTGAAGCCCCTCTGCTGTCCTCTCCCACTCACACCAGCTGCTCCTCAGTCCTGGAGAAACGGGAATCTCCCAGGAACCAGCCCGGGAGCTGTGTCCGGAATTTCCCTGTCGCCTCCCCCAGCACCAACGGTAAGTTTCTCTCGGTCACCCAGGGCGCCAGGGCTTTGAAATCCCAGTTCGAAATTCCTGCCGGGATTGTGTGGGAATTTGGTGAGAGATCACATGGACAATCTCCCATAGGGACAGCGCcacagggttagtgtcccagacccagccaccttcagctgcttcatcaataaccttccctcagtcacaaggtcggaagtggggatgttcgctgacgattgcacaatgttcaacatccTTCGCCACTCCCCAGATACTGACCAACTCagaccgacactcccccccagtgccagtgctgagaccattcagcccgtctACTGTTAAATCTCCTCCTCTGGGAGTTAAACTGACCCCAACACCAATGGGGTTAACTGTTAGACTCGCAAGAGACTGAGATAACCGCAGCACAGAGTTCCCCGTGTTCTAACTCAGAAACTCTTTCCCAACTCTGCGAAATATTCTCCAGACAGAATCTGACTTCAAACCTCCTCACGATCAAAACCTCAGTGACATTTCTAAAGAGCGTCTTACaggaggagagagatagagagagggagacagagagagagagacagaaagagagagggagacagagacagagagagagagacagaaagagagacagggagagagagacagagagagagagggagacagagacagagagagagagagagagagaggcagaaagagagacagggagagagagacagagagagagagggagacagagacagagagagagagacagaaagagagacagggagagagagacagagagagggagacagagacagagaaagaggggaagagagagagagagagagagacagaaagagaggcagggagagagagacagagagagggagacagagacagagagagagaaagaggggaagagagagagagagacagaaagagagacagggagagagagacagagagagggagacagagacagagagagagaaagaggggaagagagagagagagagagacagagagagagacagaaagagagacagagagagaggaagggagggggtgagggaaggagttgaacaggaggatgagaattgtaggggctggaggaggttacagagatagggagggagcgagggaagggatttgaacaggaggatgagaattgtagggctggaggaggttacagagatagggagggagggagcgaggggagggagtgtgaggctCCCGGGTGGTGGGTGATCGaacatgggggaggaggggtgggggcgggggagggaggaggggtctGGGGCAGATGAATAGGACTGATATAGGACATGGTGGCAGCGGTGTGTGGGGGTGACGTTTGACGTtatcgggggggggtgggtgaaccAAAACCTGTCCGTGTTGTCAAACCGATGAGAGGGTGTGGCCCCTTGATTGACAAGCAGGAGAGCCAATGGCAGGctctgggggaggggcagttggaGACGAATGGATGACatctccctggcactgtccctccaggGTTGTCCAGCCTGTTCTGACCACGCACTGGAGATACCTTTTCTGGAATGTTCCTGATGGAGTGACTTGGAGACATCTGATGGGGTTGGTGGGAGACGGAATTCCGTTGCTGTGACGTGTTAGGTCTTTATGGGATGGGGTAATCTCGCACAGATTGTCACCCCCAACTCACCCCGATTATTTTTACCAAGTGAGGGATTGCTGCAAATTGTGGGGATGATTATTGAAAAGGTGGAGGTCCCAGGAAAACTGGGATGTCCGATCATTCTCACAGCAAGAGGACAAAGGTTCAGTATTCACACTAATatgatttctctgtctctctctctctgtctctctctatgtctctctctctctgtctctccctgtcgctctctctctctccctgtctctctctctctctgtctctctctccctgtctctctctctctctatgtctctctctctctctctctgtctctctctctctctctctctgtctctctctctctctgtctctctctctctctctgtctctctctctctctctctgtctctctctctctctgtctctctctctctctatgtctctctctctccctgtcgctctctctctctccctgtctctgactctgtctctctgtctctccctttctctgtctctccctgtctctctctctccctctctgtctcactgtctctgtctctctgtctccctctctctgtctctctgactctgtctccctctctctgtctctctctctctgtctccctctctctgtctctcactctgtctctctgtctctccctgtctctgtctctccctgtctctctctctccctctctgtctcactgtcccctctctctgtctccctctctctgtctctctgactctgtctccctctctctgtctctctgactctgtctccctctctctgtctctctgactctgtctccctctctctgtctccctctctctctctctcggtctctgtctccctctctctgtctccctctctctgtctccctctctctgtctccctctctctgtctccctctctctgtctccctctctctgtctctctgactctgtctccctctctctgtctccctctctctgtctccctctctctgtctctgtctccctctctctgtctccctctctctgtctctctgactctgtctccctctctctgtctccctctcactgtctctctgtctctctctctctgtctccctctctctgtctccctctctctgtctctctgactctgtctccctctctctgtcaccctctctctgtctctctgactctgtctccctctctctgtctccctctctctgtctccctctctctgactctgtctccctctctctgtctccctctctctgtctctctgactctgtctccctctctctgtctccctctctctgtctccctctctctgactctgtctccctctctctgtctccctctctctgtctctctctctctgtctccctctctctgtctccctctctctgtctccctctctctgactctgtctctctctctctgtctccctctctctgtctccctctctctgactctgtctccctctctctgtctccctctctctgactctgtctccctctctctgtctccctctctctgtctccctctctctgactctgtctccctctctctgtctccctctctctgactctctctctctgtctccctctctctgtctctctgactctgtctccctctctctgtctccctctctctgtctccctctctctgactctgtctctctctctctgtctccctctctctgtctctctgactctgtctcctctctctgtctccctctctctgtctccctctctctgtctctctgactctgtctccctctctctgtctccctctctctgtctccctctctctgtctctctgactctgtctccctctctctgtctccctctccctgtctccctctctctgtctccctctctctgtctccctctctctgtctctctgactctgtctctctctccctgtctctctctctctgtctctctgactctgtctccctctctctgtctccctctctctgtctccctctctctgtctctctgactctgtctccctctctctgtctccctctctctgtctccctctctctgtctctctctctctgcctccctctctctgtctccctctctctgtctccctctctctgtctctctgactctgtctccctctctctgtctccctctctctgtcgctctctctctctgcctccctctctctgtctccctctctctgtctccctctctctgtctctctctgcctccctctctctgtctccctctctctgtctccctctctctgtctctctgactctgtctccctctctctgtctctctctctctgtctctctctctctgtctctctctctctgtctctctctctctgtctctctctctctgcctccctctctctgtctccctctctctgtctctctgactctgtctccctctctctgtctctctctctctgtctctctctctctgtctccctctctctgtctccctctctctgtcaccctctctctgtctctctgactctgtctccctctctctgtctccctctctctgtctctctgactctgtctccctctctctgtctctctctctctgtctctctctctctgtctctctctctctgtctccctctctctgtctccctctccctctctctgtctccctctctctgtctccctctccctctgtctccctctctctgtctccctctccctgtctccctctctctgtctccctctctctgtctcccactctctgtctccctctctctgtctcccctctctctgtctccctctctctgtctccctctccctctctctgtctccctctctctgtctctctgactctgtctccctcccccctgtctctctctctctgtctctctctctctgtctccctctctctgtctccctctctctgtctccctctct
Above is a genomic segment from Mustelus asterias unplaced genomic scaffold, sMusAst1.hap1.1 HAP1_SCAFFOLD_3928, whole genome shotgun sequence containing:
- the LOC144490860 gene encoding uncharacterized protein LOC144490860, whose product is MSEEVKVAILLMLYNSPRGVRLAELPLAFFMRHGCPLDLSSFDHSLCRLVEEMADMVEIRLVGGEQTLFPRDLAVAGARSDTRGHPGTKSGPSGLAKPFQHTPFPQPWLQTPAGGLHPHGPLQFSLPQCSGLVQNRASTSRPQAYGQWASSFLAPGLPVSSEPELRPAQFPKHVRQSGGSPGSLPTQAGMQDAQAEDWPDVAALARGPHWHRRTAAPPVVPAAIRDKEQPAFAQAGASQEEAGAHRPLTYSQALQASLEARHRSAPRGGRAVRHPDTDRSPALNTERPSANTNRRPRLLPGPGGEEGKPVTVSNHREPRQTTEQPATMMSITSRAQEAMDGGELAEWLLDVLGTKCYRDGLRVQKLARMSLVQRRQELTEMLMATGYPTLPAFLADLPQVEVVTSRGPPNDFLIRLRPSAKGASRQNPTGEAPLLSSPTHTSCSSVLEKRESPRNQPGSCVRNFPVASPSTN